From one Butyricimonas faecihominis genomic stretch:
- a CDS encoding ATP-binding protein — MEKLLEHFNKLLQETKTDFHRYIYSQINWNSRMIGITGPRGVGKTTLILQYIKENLNPNTALYVTAEDFYFADHKLLDLADSYTKVGGKHLFIDEIHKYKNWSKELKLIYDYHPELKIIFTGSSILDINKGVSDLSRRAIMYQMQGLSFREYLQLFHQISTDIYGLQDIITHKVEIPESIHPLPLFQDYLKRGYYPFALEDTYDQRLRQIINQTLESDIPLYADMNVSTGRKLKQLLAIIAKSVPFKPNLSSIAEMLGASRNNIADYCLYIEEAGLISQLRDATGGVRGLGKVNKIYLDNTNLIYNLAHENSNIGNIRETFFFNQTRVIADVIASPASDFLINDITFEVGGKNKKQKQIQNIENSFVVKDDIEFGYMNIIPLWHFGMTY, encoded by the coding sequence ATGGAAAAATTATTGGAACATTTTAACAAGCTACTTCAGGAAACAAAGACCGACTTCCACCGATATATTTATTCCCAAATAAATTGGAATAGCCGAATGATCGGTATAACCGGACCAAGAGGTGTTGGTAAAACCACCCTGATACTCCAATATATCAAAGAGAATTTGAATCCCAATACGGCATTGTACGTCACTGCTGAAGATTTCTACTTTGCAGACCATAAACTTCTAGACTTGGCCGATTCATACACGAAAGTAGGCGGTAAACACTTGTTTATCGATGAAATTCACAAGTATAAAAATTGGTCGAAAGAATTAAAACTAATCTATGATTACCACCCGGAATTAAAAATCATATTTACCGGGTCCTCGATACTAGACATCAATAAAGGAGTTTCCGATCTGAGTCGAAGAGCCATCATGTACCAAATGCAGGGACTTTCTTTCCGAGAATACTTGCAACTATTCCATCAAATCTCAACCGACATCTACGGTTTACAGGACATCATCACCCACAAGGTGGAAATTCCGGAATCAATACATCCCCTGCCCCTTTTTCAGGATTACCTGAAACGAGGTTACTATCCATTTGCCCTAGAAGACACATACGATCAGCGTTTACGACAGATCATCAACCAAACGCTGGAATCCGATATTCCCCTGTACGCGGATATGAATGTATCCACGGGCCGAAAGCTAAAACAATTATTAGCGATCATAGCGAAAAGTGTCCCGTTTAAACCCAACCTAAGTAGCATTGCGGAAATGTTGGGAGCCAGTCGTAATAATATAGCCGATTATTGCCTGTACATTGAAGAAGCCGGACTTATTTCACAACTACGTGATGCCACCGGCGGTGTTCGAGGATTAGGAAAAGTAAACAAAATTTATTTGGATAACACGAATTTAATTTACAATCTAGCACACGAGAATTCGAATATCGGCAATATCCGGGAAACATTCTTTTTTAATCAAACCAGAGTCATTGCTGACGTTATTGCATCCCCCGCATCCGACTTCCTGATCAATGACATCACGTTTGAAGTCGGGGGAAAGAACAAAAAGCAAAAACAGATTCAAAATATTGAAAACAGCTTTGTTGTAAAAGATGATATTGAATTCGGGTACATGAACATCATTCCACTCTGGCATTTTGGAATGACGTACTAA
- the pbpC gene encoding penicillin-binding protein 1C — protein MRRPILRLGIGGSVLLALVIGWWYFLPTPLFTVPYSTVILDKEGEIMGMTVASDGQYRVSGRGRLSMKYMAALLCFEDKRFLTHSGVDPLAVGRALWLNVRSGSVVSGGSTLTMQVIRLSRDNPPRTIPEKILEMLLAIRLEQSYTKWEILNMYVDHAPFGGNIVGIQAASLKYFNRQPDELSWAEAALLAVLPNAPALMYPGKNMPGLKGKRDALLRELYEQGYFEQGDLEMAMAEPLPEQVYSPECIAPHLLARAYGQRRGKISQTFIDSRLQEQVNGIVRRHIDVLKHNHIYNAAVLVAHIPTGQVRAYVGNGPKVRDDGGNQVDIITSNRSSGSILKPALYALMQQSGYILPGTIVSDVPSRFGGYVPSNFNKDFQGIVPADRALSMSLNIPFVRLLREYGVEHFYDDLKKMGITTLNRKAENYGLSLILGGAECKLWDLCNMYGGMASILRHYNECDGTSFNHEFRRLRLWEGEQVDSVEVQNNVVNAAAVWLTLKALQDVERPDLESGWKNFASSMNLSWKTGTSFGFRDAWAVGVNPEYVIGVWVGNADGEGRPGLIGVRAAAPILFEVASLVRTDARFYMPKEELSAVAVCRKSGYRASSICPEIDTVYVARAGEKTEVCPYHRLVNLDRTGKFRVDSECESVSRMRIEPWFVLSPVQEWYYARTHSDYKKLPPYRADCQRGQDDVMEMIYPQWGLRVFIPKDLGGVVRGVVFEMAHREPSTLVYWHIDDQFLGTTRYHHQLEVNVAPGRHTLYLVDAKGNSLRQSFVVVDGEKDYK, from the coding sequence ATGCGAAGGCCGATCCTTAGGTTAGGGATCGGGGGGAGTGTGTTGCTTGCCTTGGTGATAGGGTGGTGGTATTTTCTACCAACCCCGTTGTTTACAGTGCCTTATTCTACCGTGATTTTGGATAAGGAGGGGGAGATTATGGGTATGACGGTGGCGAGTGACGGGCAGTACCGGGTGTCGGGCAGGGGGCGCCTTTCCATGAAGTATATGGCCGCTTTACTGTGTTTCGAGGATAAGCGGTTTTTGACTCACTCCGGGGTGGACCCGCTAGCGGTGGGACGGGCGTTGTGGTTGAACGTGCGGAGTGGTTCGGTGGTGAGTGGCGGGAGTACGTTGACGATGCAGGTGATTCGGCTGTCACGTGACAACCCACCCCGGACGATTCCGGAGAAGATATTGGAAATGTTGCTGGCGATTCGTCTGGAACAGAGTTACACGAAATGGGAGATTCTGAATATGTACGTGGACCACGCCCCTTTTGGTGGGAATATCGTGGGAATACAGGCGGCTTCGTTGAAATATTTTAATCGTCAGCCGGATGAACTGAGCTGGGCCGAGGCGGCATTGCTTGCCGTGTTGCCGAATGCCCCGGCTTTGATGTACCCGGGAAAGAATATGCCCGGTTTGAAAGGAAAGCGGGATGCATTGTTGCGTGAACTTTATGAACAGGGATATTTTGAGCAAGGGGATCTGGAAATGGCGATGGCGGAACCTTTACCGGAACAGGTGTATAGTCCGGAGTGTATCGCACCTCATTTGCTGGCAAGAGCTTACGGGCAGCGTCGGGGGAAGATCAGCCAGACGTTTATTGATTCCCGATTGCAAGAACAGGTGAACGGGATTGTAAGGCGGCATATTGATGTGTTAAAACACAATCATATCTATAATGCAGCCGTGTTGGTTGCACATATCCCGACCGGACAGGTACGGGCTTACGTGGGAAACGGGCCTAAGGTGCGTGATGACGGGGGAAATCAAGTGGATATTATCACGTCGAACCGTAGTTCGGGGAGTATTTTGAAACCGGCGTTGTACGCGCTGATGCAGCAATCCGGGTATATCTTGCCGGGGACGATCGTGTCGGACGTTCCGTCCCGTTTCGGGGGATATGTTCCCTCGAATTTTAACAAGGATTTCCAAGGGATTGTCCCTGCCGACAGGGCGTTGTCAATGTCTTTGAATATTCCTTTCGTGCGTTTGTTGCGGGAGTATGGGGTGGAGCATTTCTATGATGATTTGAAAAAGATGGGGATTACGACGTTAAATCGGAAGGCGGAGAATTACGGGTTAAGCTTGATTTTGGGAGGAGCCGAGTGTAAGTTGTGGGATTTGTGTAATATGTACGGGGGGATGGCTTCCATTTTGAGGCACTATAACGAGTGTGACGGGACGAGTTTTAACCACGAGTTTCGACGTTTACGACTTTGGGAAGGTGAACAGGTGGATAGTGTCGAGGTGCAGAATAACGTGGTCAATGCCGCGGCGGTATGGCTTACACTCAAGGCTTTGCAAGATGTGGAACGACCGGATTTGGAGTCAGGATGGAAGAATTTTGCCTCTTCGATGAATCTTTCTTGGAAGACGGGAACGAGTTTCGGTTTCCGGGATGCTTGGGCGGTGGGGGTGAATCCGGAGTACGTGATTGGCGTGTGGGTTGGTAATGCGGATGGTGAGGGACGTCCCGGGCTGATCGGGGTACGGGCTGCGGCACCGATTTTGTTTGAGGTGGCCTCTCTGGTGAGGACAGATGCTCGTTTCTATATGCCGAAGGAGGAGTTGTCCGCGGTTGCTGTTTGTCGTAAGAGTGGGTATCGGGCATCTTCAATATGCCCGGAAATAGATACCGTTTATGTTGCCCGTGCCGGGGAGAAAACAGAGGTTTGTCCTTACCATCGATTGGTGAATCTTGATCGGACGGGTAAATTCCGGGTGGATTCGGAATGTGAATCCGTGTCACGCATGAGGATTGAACCTTGGTTCGTGCTGTCTCCCGTGCAGGAGTGGTATTATGCCCGCACACATTCGGATTACAAGAAATTACCACCTTATCGTGCCGATTGCCAGCGGGGACAGGATGATGTGATGGAAATGATTTACCCGCAGTGGGGATTGCGGGTGTTTATACCCAAAGATTTAGGGGGAGTGGTACGTGGTGTTGTATTTGAAATGGCTCATCGGGAGCCTTCCACGTTGGTGTACTGGCATATCGATGATCAATTCTTGGGAACTACCCGTTATCATCACCAGTTAGAGGTAAATGTGGCCCCCGGACGACATACGCTTTATCTCGTGGATGCGAAGGGAAATTCACTACGGCAGAGTTTTGTTGTCGTGGATGGGGAAAAGGATTATAAATGA
- the fmt gene encoding methionyl-tRNA formyltransferase — translation MKMRELRIVYMGTPDFAVYPLQKLLEAGHKVVAVVTNPDKPAGRGQKIQESPVKKFAMEKRIPVLQPERFRDERFLEELRAFQADLQLVVAFKMLPEVVWNMPPLGTVNLHASLLPDYRGAAPINWAVMNGETCSGVTTFLLKHEIDTGNLIFQERVEIGPNMTAGELHDQLMYTGADLLVKTVEAMAVGDYPLQDQGGLLAGREPKHAPKIFKEDMKVDWSLGVDAIFNHIRGLSPFPTAWTEFRNKKNGEIVSLKIFETERIVKDHGKEVGLSTDNKTYLDVLVKGGVIRIKELQLSGKKRMKTEEFLRGFHIEDYSL, via the coding sequence ATAAAAATGCGTGAATTGAGAATCGTGTACATGGGAACACCGGATTTTGCGGTGTATCCGTTACAGAAGTTGCTGGAGGCCGGACACAAGGTCGTGGCTGTCGTGACCAATCCGGATAAACCGGCGGGGAGGGGACAAAAGATTCAAGAGTCTCCTGTGAAGAAGTTTGCCATGGAGAAGAGGATTCCCGTGTTGCAGCCGGAGCGTTTCCGGGATGAACGGTTTTTGGAGGAGTTGAGGGCTTTTCAAGCGGATTTGCAGCTCGTGGTGGCATTTAAGATGTTGCCGGAGGTGGTTTGGAATATGCCCCCGTTGGGAACGGTAAATTTACACGCATCACTGTTGCCGGATTACCGGGGTGCAGCCCCGATCAATTGGGCGGTGATGAACGGGGAGACTTGTAGCGGGGTGACGACTTTTCTTTTGAAACACGAGATTGATACCGGGAATTTGATTTTCCAAGAACGGGTGGAGATCGGACCGAACATGACGGCCGGGGAGTTGCATGATCAATTGATGTACACGGGCGCCGATTTGCTGGTGAAAACGGTGGAGGCTATGGCTGTCGGTGATTACCCGTTGCAGGATCAGGGCGGGTTGCTGGCCGGACGTGAACCGAAACACGCACCTAAAATATTCAAGGAGGATATGAAGGTGGATTGGTCACTAGGGGTGGACGCTATTTTTAATCATATACGAGGACTTTCACCTTTTCCGACGGCGTGGACCGAGTTCCGAAACAAGAAGAACGGGGAAATTGTGTCATTGAAGATTTTCGAGACGGAGCGAATCGTGAAAGATCATGGGAAAGAAGTGGGTCTGTCAACGGATAATAAAACTTACTTGGACGTGTTGGTAAAGGGGGGAGTCATTCGGATAAAAGAGTTGCAGTTGTCCGGGAAAAAGCGGATGAAGACGGAAGAGTTCCTGCGGGGATTTCATATAGAGGATTACTCTCTGTAA
- a CDS encoding LptF/LptG family permease: protein MKKLHLFMLKSFVGPFVATFFISMFVLIMQFLWRYIDDLVGKGLEGHVISELLFYVSLTLVPMGLPLAVLLASIMTFGSLGENYELTALKAAGISLYRIMKPLIVLIVIFTIAAFFFSNNVLPYANLKASSLLYDIKRQKPELSLKEGVFINDIEGYSIKVDKIDKKSGMMYNMLIYNHTDRRGNYEMTIADSGIMEADPTGRFMEVELYHGYTYTDEGLKSNNNKTYPFRRVQFDKQYFIIPLGDKDLQRTDEDLFKNSYGMLNIAQLDSTVSALSLRLDGRKQRKAHDMLRENYVKKQERNPKRDSVIREETRGVVRNLDSLYRTFDVEERKNTIDQAVQLARGAQTSHMNDLSINKRDEEAVRKYNIEWHRKFTLSFACFIFFFIGAPLGGIIRKGGLGAPVVVSIFLFIVYYIIWMMGERAAREGVLEPWQGMWISSVILLPLGAVLTYTAMTDSAVMSSESYTNFIKKIIGFFKKKDKNA from the coding sequence ATGAAGAAGCTCCACCTGTTTATGCTTAAAAGCTTTGTCGGTCCTTTCGTGGCCACTTTTTTTATCAGTATGTTCGTCTTGATCATGCAGTTTTTGTGGCGATATATTGATGATCTGGTGGGAAAAGGACTGGAAGGCCATGTTATTTCAGAATTACTTTTTTACGTGTCTTTGACACTGGTGCCGATGGGATTGCCGTTGGCAGTGTTGTTGGCTTCCATCATGACATTCGGTAGTCTGGGGGAGAATTACGAGTTAACGGCGTTGAAAGCGGCGGGTATTTCCCTGTACCGGATTATGAAACCGTTGATCGTGCTGATCGTTATTTTCACGATTGCGGCCTTCTTTTTTTCCAATAATGTTCTTCCTTACGCTAACTTGAAGGCGAGTAGCTTATTGTACGATATAAAACGACAGAAACCGGAATTATCCTTGAAGGAGGGAGTGTTTATCAATGATATAGAAGGGTATAGTATTAAGGTGGATAAGATCGACAAGAAGTCGGGTATGATGTACAATATGTTGATTTACAATCACACGGATCGAAGGGGTAATTACGAGATGACGATTGCGGATTCCGGTATCATGGAGGCAGACCCGACGGGGCGTTTCATGGAGGTGGAGTTGTATCACGGTTACACGTACACGGACGAGGGATTGAAGTCGAATAATAATAAAACCTATCCTTTCCGGCGCGTGCAGTTTGACAAACAGTATTTTATTATCCCGTTGGGTGATAAGGATTTGCAGCGTACGGATGAAGACTTGTTCAAGAATAGCTACGGGATGTTGAATATAGCCCAGCTGGATAGTACGGTTTCGGCCCTGTCCCTACGATTGGATGGCCGGAAACAAAGAAAAGCGCACGATATGCTCCGGGAGAATTACGTGAAGAAGCAGGAGAGAAACCCCAAGCGGGATAGCGTGATTCGTGAAGAGACGAGAGGGGTTGTCAGGAATCTGGATAGTCTTTACCGGACTTTTGACGTGGAGGAACGGAAAAACACGATTGACCAAGCCGTGCAGCTTGCCCGGGGGGCTCAAACGAGTCACATGAATGATTTATCTATCAATAAACGGGACGAAGAGGCCGTTCGTAAATATAATATCGAATGGCACAGAAAGTTTACTTTGTCATTTGCTTGTTTTATTTTCTTCTTTATCGGGGCCCCGTTGGGGGGGATCATCCGTAAGGGAGGATTGGGAGCGCCAGTAGTTGTTTCGATTTTCCTGTTTATCGTGTATTATATTATCTGGATGATGGGGGAACGAGCGGCCCGGGAAGGGGTGCTGGAACCTTGGCAAGGAATGTGGATTTCTTCCGTGATTCTGTTGCCGTTGGGGGCTGTCTTGACTTACACGGCCATGACGGATTCGGCTGTCATGAGTAGTGAATCGTATACTAATTTCATCAAGAAGATCATCGGTTTCTTTAAAAAGAAAGATAAAAATGCGTGA
- a CDS encoding START-like domain-containing protein: MRKRIDLEYIFSSSVTILFSRLSSAPGLAEWFSDDVKHDGNIFTFVWDGIGEEAELVDMKKNSYVRFKWLDADDEEEFFEFSLHVEPLTEEVALIITDFVDADEEGDAIELWNKQVEMLHRTVGG; encoded by the coding sequence ATGAGGAAAAGAATCGATTTAGAGTACATTTTCTCATCGTCGGTAACAATATTGTTCTCCCGTCTAAGTTCTGCTCCCGGTTTGGCGGAGTGGTTTTCCGATGATGTGAAACATGATGGAAATATCTTCACGTTTGTGTGGGATGGTATTGGTGAAGAAGCGGAGTTAGTGGATATGAAGAAAAATTCTTACGTGCGCTTCAAGTGGCTGGATGCGGACGATGAGGAAGAATTTTTTGAATTTTCGCTCCACGTAGAGCCTTTGACGGAGGAGGTCGCTTTGATCATCACGGATTTTGTGGATGCTGATGAAGAGGGGGATGCCATTGAATTGTGGAATAAACAGGTCGAAATGTTACATCGCACGGTTGGTGGATAA
- a CDS encoding YihY/virulence factor BrkB family protein, which produces MNRLKEHKGISLLLRYKKEMLRRMDCLLDLDYHYMVLRRDYGNRFVITEFLQKALSIVVVSFNRFIKDACTISASALTFYSILSFIPLMALAFALAAGFGAREALEKEFMLQLGDNQEFAGQLLGYVTKAIDHAKGGVITGVGIVILLWSVIKVLNSTEMTMNRIWGVRKGRSLRRMFTDYFSIIFIAPILMILVSSLNLFMTSSGWQENFPLISSFLQVLIKLLPYMLVWMLFIFLYMFMPATPVKFKHAFVAAMIAGTVYQIIQWFYIRFQIGMSSYSAIYGTLAALPLLLVWLQLSWSVVLWGTELCYIFRNRHFMYKNELFGDTAWMETLECALKIMKFVARVYVNGGGGPSLGMINKELKINTGKLRIVLQELVDLHILVEAKEEDDYFYYPASDLHTMSVGDIIIRFSRVDESRDEVWKKQFKETVLSGFAGDRLIEDSEVQQ; this is translated from the coding sequence ATGAATAGATTGAAAGAGCATAAGGGGATAAGTCTGTTGCTTCGATATAAAAAAGAGATGCTCCGTCGTATGGATTGTCTGTTGGATTTGGATTATCATTACATGGTTTTGCGCAGGGATTATGGGAATCGTTTCGTGATCACGGAGTTCTTGCAGAAGGCGTTGTCTATTGTGGTGGTTTCTTTCAATCGTTTTATCAAGGATGCGTGTACGATTTCGGCATCGGCACTCACGTTTTATTCGATCCTGTCGTTTATCCCGTTGATGGCGCTGGCTTTCGCTTTGGCTGCCGGATTTGGCGCCCGCGAGGCTTTGGAGAAGGAGTTTATGTTGCAATTGGGCGATAACCAAGAGTTTGCCGGGCAGTTGCTGGGGTATGTCACGAAAGCGATTGATCATGCCAAGGGCGGGGTGATCACGGGGGTTGGTATCGTGATTTTGCTTTGGTCGGTGATTAAGGTGTTGAATAGTACCGAAATGACGATGAACCGTATCTGGGGGGTGCGAAAGGGAAGGAGTTTACGGCGGATGTTCACGGATTATTTCTCGATTATCTTTATTGCCCCGATACTGATGATTCTCGTGAGTAGTCTGAATTTGTTCATGACAAGTTCCGGCTGGCAGGAGAATTTTCCGTTGATCAGTTCTTTCCTGCAAGTTTTGATCAAGTTGTTGCCTTATATGCTGGTGTGGATGCTGTTTATCTTCCTCTATATGTTCATGCCGGCGACCCCGGTGAAGTTCAAGCACGCTTTCGTGGCGGCGATGATTGCCGGGACGGTTTACCAGATCATTCAATGGTTTTACATCCGTTTCCAGATCGGCATGAGTTCTTACAGTGCCATATACGGTACGCTGGCCGCTTTGCCGTTGTTGTTGGTGTGGTTGCAGTTGAGCTGGAGTGTCGTGTTGTGGGGGACGGAATTGTGCTATATTTTCCGGAACAGGCATTTCATGTACAAGAACGAATTGTTCGGGGATACGGCTTGGATGGAGACGTTGGAATGTGCGCTGAAAATTATGAAATTCGTGGCTCGGGTGTACGTGAATGGTGGAGGGGGACCTAGTTTGGGGATGATTAACAAGGAATTGAAGATTAATACTGGGAAATTACGTATCGTGTTGCAAGAACTGGTGGATTTGCATATTCTGGTAGAGGCGAAGGAAGAGGATGATTACTTCTATTACCCGGCCTCGGATTTGCACACGATGTCGGTGGGAGATATTATCATTCGTTTTTCCCGAGTAGATGAAAGCCGGGATGAAGTCTGGAAAAAACAATTCAAGGAAACCGTGTTGTCCGGTTTTGCCGGCGATCGGTTGATTGAGGATTCTGAGGTTCAGCAATAA